One window of Novosphingobium sp. P6W genomic DNA carries:
- the glyS gene encoding glycine--tRNA ligase subunit beta, translating to MTDFLLELRCEEIPARMQAGARADLEKLFRKEMGAAGVTLGQITVWSTPRRLALIANTLPDVTEAVSEETKGPATSAPDQALEGFLRKTGLTKDQLQVRDLKGKDTYFAVIEKPGRAVKDVLAEAVPAIVRAFPWPKSQRWGKASISTESLRWVRPLSGIVAILGEDLVECEIGGIVSGCATKGHRFHAPGDITIGGAHDYARKLSVCHVIVDHVERQDLIRDEARNAAAAAGLTLVEDEGLVIENAGLTEWPVPLLGRFDEAFLDVPPEVIQLTARVNQKYFVCEDGAKETGGGKLANAFVCTANIDAVDGGEGIVAGNRKVLAARLSDARFFWEQDKKTALSDHAKKLARITFHEKLGTVADKVERVAKLAEWLASEGIVPNCDPALARQAAELCKADLVTEMVGEFPELQGLMGGYYARAEGLPDAVADAIRDHYKPVGQGDDVPTAPVTVAVSLADKLDTLVGFFGIGEKPTGSKDPFALRRAMLGTIRIIRANGIRSPLNVVVRGAMGIYLDHFNSNHPIVVQGFGVTTTQADTFATEFVRFSVERLIVQMRDDGVRHDLITAAFEQALDSDLVRLLARVHALQAFVGSEDGTNLLAGYKRAANILRKEDWKAETGHPLTGDEDPLENVDDPDMQEVYAARSALGYEPEPAEKNLIDALDAAEPQSTAAVADEDFAGAMSALASLRAPIDGFFDQVTVNDTDANKRYSRLALLDRFRAAVHNVADFSRIEG from the coding sequence ATGACCGACTTCCTTCTCGAACTGCGCTGCGAAGAAATCCCCGCCCGGATGCAGGCGGGTGCGCGCGCTGACCTTGAAAAGCTGTTCCGCAAGGAAATGGGCGCCGCCGGCGTCACGCTGGGCCAGATCACCGTGTGGTCCACCCCGCGCCGCCTCGCGCTGATCGCGAACACGCTGCCGGACGTGACCGAGGCCGTGAGCGAAGAAACCAAAGGCCCCGCCACCAGCGCGCCTGATCAGGCGCTGGAAGGCTTCCTGCGCAAGACCGGCCTGACCAAGGACCAGCTTCAGGTCCGTGATCTCAAGGGCAAGGACACGTATTTTGCCGTGATCGAAAAGCCGGGCCGCGCCGTCAAGGACGTGCTGGCCGAGGCGGTCCCCGCCATCGTCCGCGCCTTCCCCTGGCCCAAGTCGCAGCGCTGGGGCAAAGCCTCGATCAGCACCGAATCGCTGCGCTGGGTGCGCCCGCTTTCCGGCATTGTCGCGATCCTGGGCGAAGACCTTGTCGAGTGCGAGATCGGCGGCATCGTCTCCGGCTGCGCCACCAAGGGCCACCGTTTCCACGCGCCGGGCGATATCACGATCGGCGGCGCGCATGATTATGCGCGCAAGCTGTCCGTCTGCCACGTCATCGTCGACCATGTCGAACGCCAGGACCTGATCCGCGACGAAGCGCGCAATGCCGCCGCCGCCGCCGGCCTCACGCTGGTCGAGGACGAGGGGCTGGTGATCGAGAACGCCGGCCTCACCGAATGGCCGGTGCCGCTGCTGGGCCGCTTCGACGAGGCATTCCTGGACGTGCCGCCCGAAGTCATCCAGCTCACCGCGCGCGTGAACCAGAAGTATTTCGTGTGCGAGGACGGCGCCAAGGAAACCGGGGGCGGCAAGCTCGCCAACGCCTTCGTCTGCACCGCCAACATCGACGCGGTCGATGGCGGCGAGGGGATCGTCGCCGGTAACCGCAAGGTCCTCGCCGCGCGCCTCTCCGATGCCCGCTTCTTTTGGGAGCAGGACAAGAAGACCGCGCTTTCGGACCACGCGAAGAAGCTGGCCCGCATCACTTTCCACGAAAAGCTGGGCACCGTCGCCGACAAGGTCGAGCGCGTGGCCAAGCTGGCCGAATGGCTCGCGAGCGAAGGCATCGTCCCGAACTGCGACCCCGCCCTGGCGCGCCAGGCAGCTGAACTATGCAAGGCGGACCTCGTCACCGAAATGGTCGGCGAGTTCCCCGAACTGCAGGGGCTGATGGGCGGCTACTACGCCCGCGCCGAGGGCCTGCCCGACGCCGTCGCCGACGCCATCCGCGACCACTACAAGCCGGTCGGGCAAGGCGATGACGTGCCGACTGCGCCAGTGACGGTGGCGGTTTCGCTGGCGGACAAGCTGGATACGTTGGTCGGGTTCTTCGGAATAGGCGAGAAGCCAACCGGATCAAAAGACCCATTTGCTCTTCGTCGAGCCATGCTTGGCACAATCCGTATAATTCGCGCCAATGGAATTCGCAGCCCACTGAACGTAGTGGTTCGTGGTGCAATGGGCATCTACCTCGACCATTTTAATAGCAATCACCCCATTGTCGTTCAGGGCTTCGGGGTCACCACAACGCAAGCCGACACGTTTGCAACGGAGTTCGTTCGTTTCAGCGTCGAGCGCCTGATCGTGCAGATGCGTGATGATGGTGTTCGCCACGACCTGATCACCGCAGCGTTCGAGCAAGCGTTAGACAGCGATCTGGTCCGCCTGCTCGCCCGCGTCCATGCGCTTCAGGCGTTCGTCGGCAGCGAGGACGGCACCAACCTCCTGGCTGGCTACAAGCGCGCGGCCAACATCCTGCGCAAGGAAGACTGGAAGGCCGAAACCGGCCATCCTCTGACTGGCGACGAGGACCCGCTCGAAAACGTCGACGATCCCGACATGCAGGAAGTCTACGCCGCCCGCTCCGCGCTTGGCTATGAGCCCGAGCCGGCGGAGAAAAATCTCATCGACGCGCTCGATGCTGCGGAACCGCAGTCGACTGCTGCAGTTGCTGACGAAGACTTCGCGGGCGCAATGAGTGCTCTGGCATCCTTGCGCGCGCCGATCGACGGGTTTTTCGATCAGGTGACAGTAAACGATACTGACGCCAATAAACGATATTCACGGCTTGCACTGCTTGATCGTTTTCGTGCTGCAGTGCACAACGTGGCAGATTTCTCGCGGATCGAGGGGTAG
- a CDS encoding glycine--tRNA ligase subunit alpha: protein MTAAKEPLSFQDMILTLHNFWSAQGCLILQPYDMRMGAGTFHPATTLRALGPEPWKAAYVQPSRRPTDGRYGENPNRLQHYYQYQVILKPNPENLQELYLQSLAAIGVDPLAHDIRFVEDDWESPTLGAWGLGWEVWCDGMEVTQFTYFQQMGGFDCKPVAGELTYGLERLAMYIQNVDSVYDLRFNNEGVSYGDVFLANEQQQSKYNFEIADTDALFAGFKAAEAECMRCIEAEIPLAAYDQAIEASHLFNLLQARGVISVQERASYMARVRDLAKGSCQSWIDTNKDRWEAKFPGWTI, encoded by the coding sequence ATGACCGCCGCTAAAGAGCCGCTCAGCTTCCAGGACATGATCCTGACGCTCCACAATTTCTGGAGCGCACAGGGCTGTCTCATCCTGCAGCCCTACGACATGCGCATGGGCGCGGGCACGTTCCACCCCGCCACCACGCTGCGCGCGCTCGGCCCGGAGCCGTGGAAGGCCGCCTATGTGCAGCCCTCGCGCCGCCCGACCGACGGCCGTTATGGTGAGAACCCGAACCGCCTTCAGCACTATTACCAGTATCAGGTGATCCTGAAGCCGAACCCCGAGAACCTGCAGGAACTCTACCTCCAGAGCCTCGCGGCGATCGGCGTCGATCCGCTGGCGCATGACATCCGCTTTGTCGAGGACGACTGGGAAAGCCCCACGCTGGGCGCCTGGGGCCTGGGCTGGGAAGTGTGGTGCGACGGCATGGAAGTGACACAGTTCACGTATTTCCAGCAGATGGGCGGCTTCGATTGCAAGCCCGTCGCCGGGGAACTCACCTACGGTCTCGAACGACTGGCGATGTATATCCAGAACGTGGATTCGGTCTACGATCTGAGGTTCAACAACGAAGGCGTCAGCTACGGCGATGTCTTCCTCGCCAATGAACAGCAGCAGTCGAAGTACAACTTCGAGATCGCCGACACCGATGCCCTGTTCGCCGGTTTCAAGGCCGCCGAGGCTGAGTGCATGCGTTGCATCGAGGCGGAAATTCCCCTCGCCGCCTACGACCAGGCGATCGAGGCTTCGCACCTGTTCAACCTGCTTCAGGCGCGGGGCGTGATCTCGGTGCAGGAACGCGCCAGCTACATGGCCCGCGTGCGCGATCTCGCCAAGGGATCGTGCCAGTCGTGGATCGACACCAACAAGGATCGCTGGGAAGCCAAGTTCCCGGGGTGGACCATATGA
- a CDS encoding TraB/GumN family protein, with protein sequence MSRLRFWLAAPALAFFALPSPAASAREEAAAAAPAVRPALWKVSDEDTTIWLFGTIHVLPEQVNWYAGPVAKALDSAQQLVTEIPIDEAEQSQGMVMKMSLREDGKALRAALPAKERAAYEAAMASLGIPAAAFDSNDTWFAALMLTLLPLKTAGYSTESGIDAQVAAKARARHMANHAFETAEYQIGLFDNLPEATQRTYLGEVIEALPTVKADIDDMVAAWKTGNAEHLAQLLNEDESDPEMRKVLITDRNVAWAKWLKARLDQPGTVFVAVGAGHLAGPGSVQDQLAAAGVTSKRVQ encoded by the coding sequence ATGTCCCGCTTACGCTTCTGGCTTGCCGCCCCGGCACTGGCCTTCTTCGCACTTCCGTCTCCCGCCGCCTCTGCCAGGGAGGAGGCTGCCGCAGCCGCTCCGGCCGTGCGCCCCGCGCTGTGGAAGGTGTCGGACGAGGATACCACGATCTGGCTGTTCGGGACGATCCACGTCCTGCCCGAGCAGGTGAACTGGTACGCCGGCCCGGTCGCCAAGGCGCTAGACAGCGCGCAGCAACTGGTGACGGAGATCCCCATTGACGAGGCCGAGCAGTCGCAAGGCATGGTCATGAAGATGAGCCTGCGCGAGGACGGCAAGGCCCTGCGCGCGGCGCTGCCTGCCAAGGAACGCGCGGCTTATGAAGCGGCGATGGCCTCGCTGGGCATCCCGGCGGCGGCGTTCGACAGCAACGATACCTGGTTCGCCGCGCTGATGCTCACGCTGCTGCCGCTCAAGACCGCAGGCTACAGCACCGAAAGCGGCATCGACGCGCAGGTCGCCGCAAAGGCACGCGCGCGCCATATGGCCAACCACGCCTTCGAAACCGCCGAGTACCAGATCGGCCTGTTCGACAACCTGCCCGAAGCCACGCAGCGCACTTACCTCGGCGAAGTCATCGAGGCGCTGCCGACCGTGAAGGCCGACATCGACGACATGGTCGCGGCATGGAAAACGGGCAACGCCGAACACCTCGCCCAGCTTCTTAATGAGGACGAGAGCGACCCCGAAATGCGCAAGGTGCTGATTACCGACCGCAACGTGGCCTGGGCCAAGTGGCTGAAAGCGCGGTTGGACCAGCCGGGCACTGTCTTCGTGGCGGTCGGCGCGGGGCATCTGGCCGGGCCGGGCAGCGTGCAGGACCAGCTTGCCGCCGCCGGTGTCACCTCGAAGCGGGTGCAGTAA
- a CDS encoding TraB/GumN family protein, whose amino-acid sequence MRALAFLLPLALLACSPEPRAAHPALWRITDAQGHAGWLFGTIHSSDRPLKWRTAEVDAALKQSGAIMVEVGNLADESEVAATFARLARSEGEPPLSSRVPAKDRPALAALLKKSGHGDDDFSGMDTWAAALTLARAGAEDDDARNGVDRALIAQAGRLPVVELEGAAAQLGLFDALPEREQRGLLAAVVSEASIPDRDLAKSWRTGDMKAIEAETRSGLLADPQLREVLFTGRNRRWSARIAEAVRAGEEPFVAVGAAHMAGPQGLPAMLTKQGFTVTRVE is encoded by the coding sequence ATGCGGGCGCTTGCCTTCCTGCTGCCGCTGGCCCTGCTGGCCTGCTCGCCCGAGCCGAGGGCGGCGCATCCGGCCCTGTGGCGCATCACGGATGCACAGGGCCATGCGGGGTGGCTGTTCGGGACGATCCACTCCTCCGACCGGCCGCTGAAATGGCGCACGGCGGAGGTGGACGCGGCCCTGAAGCAATCGGGCGCGATCATGGTCGAGGTGGGCAACCTTGCAGACGAATCGGAAGTCGCCGCCACGTTCGCCCGGCTCGCCCGCAGCGAAGGCGAGCCGCCGCTGTCTAGCCGCGTGCCCGCGAAGGACCGCCCTGCCCTTGCCGCGCTATTGAAGAAAAGCGGCCACGGCGACGATGATTTCTCCGGGATGGACACCTGGGCCGCCGCCCTCACCCTAGCCCGCGCCGGGGCCGAGGACGACGATGCCCGCAACGGCGTCGATCGTGCGCTGATCGCGCAGGCGGGGCGGCTTCCGGTGGTGGAACTGGAAGGCGCCGCAGCCCAGCTCGGCCTGTTCGATGCGCTGCCCGAACGCGAACAGCGCGGCCTGCTCGCCGCCGTCGTCTCCGAGGCATCGATACCCGACCGCGATCTGGCGAAAAGCTGGCGCACCGGAGACATGAAGGCGATCGAGGCGGAAACCCGCTCGGGCCTGCTCGCCGATCCGCAGCTTCGCGAAGTGCTGTTCACCGGCCGCAACCGCCGCTGGAGCGCACGGATCGCCGAGGCGGTGCGCGCGGGGGAGGAGCCGTTCGTAGCGGTGGGCGCGGCGCACATGGCCGGGCCGCAGGGGCTTCCGGCAATGCTGACGAAGCAGGGCTTTACTGTTACCCGGGTGGAGTAG
- a CDS encoding 50S ribosomal protein L25/general stress protein Ctc, giving the protein MSDTLNLPAETRERNGKGASRDLRRNGRVPAVVYGGKEEPLSIHLEEKELTRQLMTGHFFNSIIEVEVGGKKYRTQPKDVAFHPVSSRPLHVDFLRVAKGATVHVNVPVVFENEEASPGLKRGGVLNVVRHDLELVCDAEKIPHEITIDLTGFDLGESIHFAHVTLPKGVESAITDRDFTIATIATPSALRSAEGEEAEAEAE; this is encoded by the coding sequence ATGAGCGATACGCTTAACCTGCCGGCCGAGACGCGTGAACGGAATGGCAAGGGAGCCTCCCGTGATCTGCGTCGTAATGGCCGCGTCCCCGCAGTTGTCTACGGCGGCAAGGAAGAACCCCTGTCGATCCACCTCGAAGAGAAGGAACTGACCCGTCAGCTGATGACCGGCCACTTCTTCAACTCGATCATCGAGGTTGAAGTCGGCGGCAAGAAGTATCGCACGCAGCCCAAGGACGTTGCCTTCCACCCGGTGTCGAGCCGTCCGCTCCACGTCGACTTCCTGCGCGTCGCCAAGGGCGCGACCGTGCACGTCAACGTGCCGGTGGTGTTCGAGAACGAAGAAGCCTCGCCGGGCCTGAAGCGTGGCGGCGTGCTCAACGTCGTTCGCCACGATCTGGAACTGGTCTGCGACGCCGAGAAGATCCCGCATGAGATCACCATCGACCTCACCGGCTTCGACCTGGGCGAATCGATCCACTTCGCCCACGTAACGCTGCCCAAGGGCGTCGAGAGCGCGATCACCGACCGCGATTTCACCATCGCTACCATCGCTACGCCGTCTGCCCTGCGCAGCGCCGAAGGCGAAGAGGCCGAAGCCGAAGCCGAATAA
- the pth gene encoding aminoacyl-tRNA hydrolase: MATQLWVGLGNPGPQYAFNRHNVGFMVADALADIHGFGPVQKKFQGWLQEGRIGSDKILLLKPATFMNESGRAVGEAMRFYKLEMSALTVFHDELDLAPFKVKIKQGGGHAGHNGLRSIDQHLGAEFRRVRLGIGHPGHKDRVSGYVLGNYAKDEIDPLSGMLGAIAAEADRLAAGDDTRFMNDVALRQKD; the protein is encoded by the coding sequence ATGGCCACGCAGCTTTGGGTCGGTCTGGGCAATCCCGGACCGCAATATGCCTTCAACCGGCATAACGTCGGCTTCATGGTCGCCGATGCGCTGGCGGACATCCACGGCTTTGGCCCGGTGCAGAAGAAGTTCCAGGGCTGGCTCCAGGAAGGCCGTATCGGCAGCGACAAGATCCTGCTCCTGAAACCCGCCACTTTCATGAACGAAAGCGGCCGCGCGGTGGGCGAGGCGATGCGTTTCTACAAGCTGGAGATGTCCGCCCTCACCGTCTTCCACGACGAACTCGACCTTGCGCCCTTCAAGGTCAAGATCAAGCAGGGCGGCGGCCATGCCGGCCACAATGGCCTGCGCTCCATCGACCAGCATCTGGGCGCGGAATTCCGCCGCGTGCGATTGGGCATCGGCCACCCCGGCCACAAGGACCGCGTCAGCGGCTATGTGCTGGGCAATTACGCCAAGGACGAGATCGACCCGCTTTCGGGCATGCTGGGCGCCATCGCGGCGGAGGCCGACCGCCTTGCCGCCGGGGACGATACCCGTTTCATGAACGACGTGGCGCTGCGCCAGAAGGACTGA
- a CDS encoding PEP-CTERM sorting domain-containing protein encodes MFRKTLLALSLTTAASMGLSAPAHATWNWGGNSHKHSCGCGHSAGKKLCGSSSSSSSTSGGTTTTSTSGGTTTTSTSGGTTTTSGGTTTSGGTTTSGGTTTSTSGGSSGGSSGGTAVPEPGMLGMLGVGLLGLAYARRRKARG; translated from the coding sequence ATGTTCCGCAAGACACTGCTCGCGCTTTCGCTCACCACCGCCGCGAGCATGGGCCTGAGCGCACCGGCGCATGCGACCTGGAACTGGGGCGGCAACAGCCACAAGCACTCGTGCGGCTGCGGCCACAGCGCGGGCAAGAAGCTCTGCGGTTCCTCCTCGTCGAGCAGCAGCACTTCGGGCGGCACCACGACCACGTCGACTTCGGGCGGAACGACCACGACCTCGACCTCGGGCGGGACCACGACGACGTCCGGCGGCACCACCACCTCTGGCGGCACCACCACCTCTGGCGGAACGACCACGTCGACTTCGGGCGGCAGCAGCGGCGGTTCGTCGGGCGGCACCGCCGTTCCCGAGCCCGGCATGCTCGGCATGCTCGGCGTCGGGCTGCTCGGCCTGGCCTATGCCCGCCGCCGCAAGGCTCGCGGCTAA
- a CDS encoding tetratricopeptide repeat protein — MKASIHFALPLAALLALTACGESPEALFAKAREDFAAENYQEARIALGSALGERPGDSAMLALLVETHLRLGDIDGAEGGLRRLERAGGKGPALARMKAQIALLRQKPEQALALLGADDSADGWRIRAESHLALGADDAARQAFEQGMVGGGDIRLASSYARYLLLNDDLPRAAFVLRRMQALAPRSYEALVMAGDLAAAQGRDEAAIAAYRKVTEAFPDRAPPFLALANLQDAAGRVDEASALVEQAGKIAPNDPEVEDLRFQLMSEKGEWEQIRDALQSRESSLQPGSALSMTYGEALLRLNHPEQARVIFRRAVLRLPGNPYARLMLGEAQLASGDAQGAWTTLEPLAATTLARTDVLERAEQAARQIGAPEAAGLRARLDPARLKATMALIDHGEGALAGQDWATAVSVYTRLLERGEDPEVLKRLALANSRMGDAGAAIAHADRAAALDRDNADYLHMAGAVRLSAGRDLAQARRLLEAAALADPDNRDIARDLKKAKAAAG; from the coding sequence ATGAAGGCTTCCATCCACTTCGCCCTGCCGCTTGCAGCCCTGCTTGCGCTGACCGCCTGCGGAGAGAGCCCCGAGGCCCTGTTCGCCAAGGCGCGCGAGGATTTCGCCGCCGAGAACTATCAGGAGGCGCGCATCGCGCTTGGTTCTGCGCTGGGCGAGCGGCCGGGAGACAGCGCGATGCTGGCGCTGCTGGTCGAGACGCACCTGCGCCTGGGTGACATCGACGGCGCAGAAGGGGGGCTGCGGCGGCTCGAACGCGCTGGAGGGAAAGGGCCTGCACTGGCGCGGATGAAAGCCCAGATCGCGCTGTTGCGGCAGAAACCGGAACAGGCGCTGGCTTTGCTGGGCGCGGATGACAGCGCCGACGGCTGGCGCATCCGCGCGGAATCGCACCTTGCGCTGGGGGCGGACGATGCGGCGCGGCAAGCGTTCGAGCAAGGCATGGTGGGCGGCGGAGATATTCGCCTTGCCTCTTCCTACGCGCGCTATCTGCTGCTGAACGACGATCTTCCCCGCGCTGCCTTTGTGCTGCGACGGATGCAGGCACTGGCGCCCCGGTCTTACGAGGCGCTGGTGATGGCGGGCGACCTTGCCGCCGCGCAGGGGCGGGACGAGGCAGCGATCGCGGCTTATCGCAAGGTGACCGAGGCGTTCCCGGACAGGGCGCCGCCGTTCCTCGCGCTCGCCAACCTGCAGGATGCGGCGGGCCGGGTCGATGAAGCCTCGGCGCTGGTGGAGCAAGCGGGCAAGATCGCCCCGAACGACCCGGAAGTGGAAGATCTGCGCTTTCAGCTGATGTCCGAAAAGGGCGAGTGGGAGCAGATCAGGGACGCGCTGCAATCGCGCGAATCCTCCCTCCAGCCGGGATCGGCGCTGAGCATGACGTATGGCGAGGCGCTGCTGCGGCTGAACCATCCGGAGCAGGCGCGCGTGATCTTTCGCCGGGCGGTGCTACGGCTTCCGGGCAATCCCTATGCGCGGCTGATGCTGGGCGAAGCGCAACTGGCGAGCGGGGACGCGCAGGGCGCATGGACGACGCTGGAACCGTTGGCGGCCACCACCCTGGCACGGACGGACGTTCTGGAACGCGCGGAACAGGCGGCGCGGCAGATCGGCGCGCCGGAGGCGGCAGGGCTTCGCGCGCGGCTCGACCCGGCGCGGCTAAAGGCGACCATGGCGTTGATCGATCACGGCGAGGGGGCCCTGGCCGGGCAGGATTGGGCCACGGCGGTGTCAGTCTACACCCGCTTGCTGGAGCGCGGGGAAGATCCCGAGGTGTTGAAGCGGCTCGCGCTGGCGAACAGCCGGATGGGGGATGCGGGCGCCGCCATCGCCCATGCGGACCGTGCGGCGGCGCTGGACCGGGACAATGCGGACTATCTCCATATGGCGGGAGCCGTGCGTCTGTCGGCGGGCAGGGATCTTGCCCAGGCGCGGCGGCTGCTGGAAGCGGCGGCGCTGGCCGATCCGGACAACCGCGACATCGCGCGTGACCTCAAAAAGGCGAAAGCCGCCGCCGGGTGA
- the ychF gene encoding redox-regulated ATPase YchF, whose amino-acid sequence MGFRCGIVGLPNVGKSTLFNALTETQAAQAANYPFCTIEPNVGQVGVPDPRLDKLAAIAGSAKIIPTQLSFVDIAGLVRGASKGEGLGNQFLGNIREVDAIIHVLRCFENDDIQHVDNKIDPIADAETVETELLLSDLESLEKRVPAAQKKATQGDKEAKIAASVLGQALDLLREGKPARLTKPRDEDEERVFLQAQLITAKPVLYVCNVEEEAASEGNAFSARVFEKAAAEGASAVIVSAAIESELTGMEMDDRLVFLEEMGLQEAGLARIIRAGYELLELLTFFTVGPKEARAWTVHKGAKAPEAAGTIHSDMQRGFIRAETIAFDDFVSLNGEAAAKEAGKLRQEGKEYVIHDGDVLHFKFNV is encoded by the coding sequence ATGGGTTTTCGTTGCGGGATCGTGGGCCTTCCCAATGTCGGCAAGTCGACGTTGTTCAATGCGCTGACCGAGACGCAGGCAGCGCAGGCGGCCAACTATCCGTTCTGCACGATCGAGCCGAACGTTGGCCAGGTGGGCGTGCCCGACCCGCGCCTCGACAAGCTGGCGGCGATCGCCGGTTCGGCCAAGATCATCCCCACCCAGCTGTCTTTCGTGGACATCGCCGGCCTCGTGCGCGGCGCGTCCAAGGGTGAAGGCCTGGGCAACCAGTTCCTCGGCAACATCCGCGAAGTGGACGCGATCATCCACGTCCTGCGCTGCTTCGAAAACGACGACATCCAGCACGTCGACAACAAGATCGACCCCATCGCCGACGCCGAGACGGTCGAGACCGAGCTGCTGCTGTCCGACCTCGAAAGCCTGGAAAAGCGCGTTCCCGCCGCCCAGAAGAAGGCCACCCAGGGCGACAAGGAAGCCAAGATCGCCGCTTCCGTCCTTGGCCAGGCACTGGACCTGCTGCGCGAAGGCAAGCCCGCGCGCCTGACCAAGCCCAGGGACGAGGACGAGGAGCGCGTCTTCCTTCAGGCCCAGCTCATCACCGCCAAGCCGGTGCTCTACGTCTGCAACGTCGAGGAAGAAGCCGCATCCGAAGGCAATGCCTTCTCCGCGCGCGTATTCGAAAAGGCTGCGGCAGAGGGCGCCAGCGCCGTCATCGTCTCGGCCGCGATCGAGTCGGAACTGACCGGCATGGAGATGGACGACCGGCTGGTCTTCCTTGAGGAAATGGGCCTGCAGGAAGCCGGCCTCGCCCGCATCATCCGCGCTGGTTACGAGCTGCTCGAACTGCTGACCTTCTTCACCGTCGGCCCCAAGGAAGCGCGCGCCTGGACCGTGCACAAGGGCGCGAAGGCTCCCGAAGCGGCCGGCACGATCCACTCCGACATGCAGCGCGGCTTCATCCGCGCCGAAACCATCGCCTTCGACGACTTCGTATCGCTGAACGGCGAAGCCGCCGCCAAGGAAGCCGGCAAGCTGCGCCAGGAAGGCAAGGAATACGTCATCCACGACGGCGACGTGCTGCACTTCAAGTTCAACGTCTGA
- a CDS encoding MerR family transcriptional regulator, protein MALTISELARSGGVGVETVRFYQRKGLLRDPRPGGVGGAKGQRHYADEDVRRLGFIRSAKAAGFILDEIAELLGLDASDDRARAREMAEARLAHLDSEIAALERARQSLRRLAGECAGSKAGPCPIIEAFEEKRGG, encoded by the coding sequence ATGGCGCTGACAATTTCGGAACTGGCCCGCAGCGGCGGCGTGGGCGTCGAGACGGTGCGCTTCTACCAGCGCAAGGGACTGCTGCGCGATCCTCGGCCGGGCGGGGTGGGGGGCGCCAAGGGGCAGCGCCATTACGCGGATGAGGATGTGCGCCGGCTCGGCTTCATCCGCTCGGCCAAGGCGGCCGGGTTCATTCTGGACGAGATCGCCGAACTGCTGGGCCTGGATGCCAGCGACGACCGCGCCCGGGCGCGGGAGATGGCGGAGGCACGGCTTGCTCACCTCGACAGCGAGATCGCGGCACTGGAGCGGGCCAGACAGTCGCTGCGGCGGTTGGCGGGCGAGTGCGCCGGCAGCAAAGCGGGGCCGTGCCCGATCATCGAAGCGTTTGAAGAAAAACGCGGCGGCTAA